In Bradyrhizobium erythrophlei, a single genomic region encodes these proteins:
- a CDS encoding cyclic nucleotide-binding domain-containing protein produces MSIEDDVALLERVPTLRVLGTASLRMLAIGSEQRNMPRDSALFHAGDEADAGFIVQRGAFRIQDGGAEVVAGPGALIGELALINAMRRPSTATALEDSSVIRVARSLFQRVLESDPAAARRLRDEFAKRTSQIASDILMASGKLST; encoded by the coding sequence ATGTCGATCGAGGATGATGTCGCCCTGCTGGAGCGAGTCCCGACGCTTCGCGTGCTCGGGACCGCGTCGTTGCGCATGCTGGCGATCGGCTCCGAACAACGCAACATGCCGCGCGACTCCGCGCTCTTCCATGCTGGCGACGAGGCCGATGCCGGCTTCATCGTCCAGCGCGGCGCGTTTCGTATTCAGGATGGTGGTGCCGAGGTCGTGGCCGGTCCCGGTGCCCTGATCGGCGAGCTTGCGCTGATCAACGCGATGCGGCGGCCTTCGACGGCGACCGCGCTGGAAGATTCCTCGGTGATTCGCGTCGCCCGCAGCCTGTTTCAGCGGGTGCTGGAAAGCGATCCGGCGGCTGCGCGGCGGCTGCGCGACGAATTTGCCAAGCGTACGAGCCAGATCGCCAGCGATATTCTGATGGCAAGCGGCAAGCTCTCTACCTGA
- a CDS encoding YggS family pyridoxal phosphate-dependent enzyme has product MASENASLTEHLPTGLAAVEEAIARACKEARRDRATVTLVAVSKTFDAPAILPVIKAGQGVFGENRVQEAKSKWPGLMSAYPGLSVHLIGPLQSNKAKEAVALFDAIHSVDRPSLCEALAREFRSQSRRPQLFVQLNTGEEPQKAGIAPTEADGFIASCREKYGLEISGLMCIPPVNDAPAPHFALTAKIAARNGLANISMGMSADFAIAIAMGATHIRVGSAIFGHRG; this is encoded by the coding sequence ATGGCCTCTGAAAACGCTTCGCTAACCGAACATTTACCAACCGGACTCGCCGCCGTCGAAGAGGCGATTGCACGGGCCTGCAAGGAGGCGCGTCGCGATCGCGCGACGGTGACGCTCGTTGCTGTTTCCAAGACCTTCGATGCGCCGGCGATTCTGCCGGTCATCAAGGCAGGACAAGGCGTATTCGGGGAGAACCGCGTTCAGGAAGCCAAGAGCAAGTGGCCAGGGTTAATGTCGGCCTACCCCGGCCTTTCCGTTCATCTCATCGGTCCACTGCAATCCAACAAGGCCAAGGAAGCGGTGGCATTGTTCGACGCGATCCATTCGGTCGATCGTCCGAGCCTTTGCGAAGCCTTGGCCAGGGAATTCCGCTCACAGTCCCGGCGGCCGCAACTCTTCGTTCAGCTCAACACCGGCGAAGAGCCGCAAAAAGCCGGTATCGCGCCCACGGAGGCCGACGGCTTCATCGCCAGTTGTCGCGAGAAGTACGGGCTGGAGATTTCGGGCCTGATGTGTATTCCACCGGTCAACGATGCGCCGGCGCCGCACTTCGCGCTGACGGCCAAGATCGCCGCGCGCAACGGCCTGGCGAATATCTCGATGGGCATGAGTGCGGATTTCGCGATCGCAATTGCGATGGGCGCAACCCACATTCGCGTTGGCTCGGCGATCTTCGGACATCGGGGCTAA
- a CDS encoding L,D-transpeptidase family protein, with the protein MDNSRFSDTYAKNGRDQPLTTIRIHAAAGNPCRGWLMAGRQTIPVALGRGGIIANKREGDGGTPKGTFRPRQLWWRADRSPRPQTFLPLRPIRPEDAWCEDPTSRHYNQPIELGSETSGDRLTREDHLYDFIVEINHNTSPRIAGRGSAVFLHLARPNFSPTAGCVSMTKSAMLQLLRRMGTDTKIIIS; encoded by the coding sequence ATGGATAATTCCCGGTTTTCAGACACTTATGCAAAAAACGGACGCGACCAGCCGCTAACCACGATTCGCATCCATGCGGCGGCGGGTAACCCTTGCCGCGGCTGGCTCATGGCCGGCCGACAGACGATCCCGGTTGCGCTGGGCCGGGGAGGGATCATTGCCAATAAACGCGAGGGCGACGGGGGAACCCCGAAAGGAACTTTCCGGCCGCGGCAATTGTGGTGGCGCGCCGACCGCTCGCCGAGACCTCAAACCTTCCTGCCCCTTCGTCCCATCCGTCCCGAGGATGCCTGGTGCGAGGACCCGACCAGCCGCCATTACAATCAACCGATCGAGCTCGGCAGCGAGACCAGCGGCGACCGGCTCACGCGCGAGGACCATCTCTACGATTTCATCGTCGAGATCAATCACAACACCTCACCGCGCATCGCCGGCCGCGGCAGTGCGGTGTTCCTTCATCTCGCGCGCCCGAATTTTTCGCCGACGGCCGGATGCGTCTCGATGACAAAATCAGCCATGCTGCAATTGTTGCGCCGGATGGGCACCGATACCAAGATCATCATCAGCTGA
- a CDS encoding exodeoxyribonuclease III, whose amino-acid sequence MRFSLTTWNINSVRLRINLVAKFIKSVRPDVLCLQETKCIDDAFPLKRFKRLGYEHIALNGQKGYHGVAIVSRLPFEKTDIRTFCDKLDSRHISVEFGPGAQLARPLVLHNFYVPAGGDIPDPALNPKFEHKLRFLDEMKSCEPLHPRGEDRHILVGDLNVAPHENDVWSHKQLLKIVSHTPIECEKLLAAQNQGDWIDVARDRIPMSEKVYTWWSYRAADWTVGDRGRRLDHIWVSRALKERVSDFRIVRDARGWERPSDHVPVTVTLDL is encoded by the coding sequence ATGCGCTTTTCCCTGACAACCTGGAACATCAATTCGGTGCGCTTGCGCATCAATCTCGTCGCCAAATTCATCAAGTCGGTGAGGCCTGACGTCCTGTGCTTGCAGGAGACCAAATGCATCGACGATGCATTTCCGCTCAAGCGCTTCAAGCGGCTCGGCTATGAGCACATCGCATTGAACGGCCAGAAAGGCTATCACGGCGTCGCCATTGTCTCACGGCTGCCATTCGAGAAGACTGACATCCGGACCTTCTGCGACAAGCTCGACTCCCGTCACATCTCCGTCGAGTTCGGACCAGGCGCCCAGCTCGCCCGGCCTCTGGTCCTGCATAACTTCTACGTACCGGCCGGCGGCGACATTCCGGATCCCGCGCTCAATCCGAAATTCGAACACAAGCTGCGATTTCTCGACGAGATGAAATCCTGCGAACCGCTGCATCCGCGCGGCGAGGATCGCCACATTCTGGTCGGCGATCTCAACGTCGCGCCGCACGAGAACGACGTCTGGTCGCACAAGCAATTATTGAAGATCGTTTCGCACACGCCGATCGAATGCGAGAAACTGCTCGCCGCGCAGAACCAGGGTGACTGGATCGATGTGGCGCGCGATCGCATTCCGATGTCGGAGAAAGTCTATACCTGGTGGAGCTATCGCGCGGCGGACTGGACGGTCGGCGACCGCGGCCGCAGGCTCGATCACATCTGGGTCTCCCGCGCGCTCAAGGAGCGGGTCAGCGACTTCCGGATCGTGCGCGATGCGAGAGGCTGGGAGCGGCCGTCCGACCACGTTCCCGTAACGGTCACGCTCGATCTTTAG
- a CDS encoding DNA translocase FtsK — protein MSMATMERVIPLVSQLPAAIREALMRRLRELAGLGLVALAGGVAAALATWSVQDPSFSHATSRPIHNIAGYTGAISADLLMQILGLGAIMLILPIAVWGWRMLTHRTFDREALRLGCWMLCTILAAGFASCWPHGGAWPLPTGLGGVVGDALVRAPAVAFGPPGFVYSLVLGMILGAATVATFLFASGFGSQPRDEDLASIEEDDDEPLTEDKDGGSISLGWAVHAFMSTKARLAWLLGAAYRWLVSSGSNHQRTPLSFDRHEPNLGGRAAPSIAPDGGDEEYEEEDEEEEEPAARAPRKKAAPKSSAKRSEKWDFPAISMLAAPKATDRQPLSKAELENNSRRLESVLQDFGVRGEVVKAHPGPVVTLYELEPAPGIKSSRVIGLADDIARSMSALSARVAVVPGRNAIGIELPNAHREKVYLRELLTAKELNESVAKLPLCLGKTIGGDPVIIDLARTPHMLIAGTTGSGKSVAINTMILSLVYRLRPDQCRLIMVDPKMLELSVYDGIPHLLTPVVTDPKKAVVALKWAVREMEERYKRMAKLGVRNIDGYNARLGEARAKGEELTRTVHTGFDKESGKAIYEEEKLDLDPLPYIVIIVDEMADLMMVAGKDIEGAVQRLAQMARAAGLHVILATQRPSVDVITGTIKANFPTRVAFQVTSKIDSRTILGEMGAEQLLGQGDMLYMAGGGRISRVHGPFASDEEVEKVVRHLKTQGSPEYLEAVTAEEPSEEDGAVFDGTSMGSDGGGDLFSQAVAIVKRDRKASTSYIQRRLQIGYNRAASLMERMELEGIVGQANHAGKREILVPEEEGGF, from the coding sequence ATGAGCATGGCGACAATGGAACGCGTCATTCCCCTGGTGAGCCAGCTGCCGGCCGCGATCCGCGAGGCGCTGATGCGGCGCTTACGCGAGCTCGCGGGCCTTGGCCTGGTGGCATTGGCCGGCGGCGTGGCCGCGGCGCTTGCGACCTGGTCGGTGCAGGACCCGAGCTTCAGCCACGCCACTTCGCGTCCGATTCACAATATCGCCGGCTACACAGGCGCCATCAGCGCCGATCTCCTGATGCAGATTCTCGGCCTGGGGGCGATCATGCTGATCCTCCCGATCGCCGTATGGGGCTGGCGCATGCTGACCCACCGCACCTTCGATCGCGAGGCGCTACGGCTCGGCTGCTGGATGTTGTGCACGATTCTCGCCGCGGGATTTGCCAGCTGCTGGCCGCATGGCGGCGCCTGGCCGTTGCCGACGGGGCTTGGCGGCGTGGTCGGCGATGCGCTGGTGCGCGCGCCGGCTGTGGCGTTCGGTCCGCCCGGCTTCGTCTATAGCCTCGTGCTCGGAATGATTCTCGGCGCGGCCACGGTCGCAACCTTCCTGTTTGCAAGCGGTTTCGGTTCGCAGCCGCGCGACGAAGACTTGGCCTCGATCGAGGAGGACGATGACGAGCCCCTGACAGAAGACAAGGATGGCGGCTCGATCTCGCTCGGCTGGGCTGTCCACGCCTTCATGAGCACGAAGGCACGCCTCGCCTGGCTATTGGGTGCCGCCTATCGGTGGCTGGTTTCCAGCGGCTCCAATCATCAACGCACACCGTTGTCCTTTGATCGCCACGAGCCGAACCTCGGCGGCCGCGCCGCTCCCTCTATCGCCCCCGACGGCGGTGACGAGGAGTACGAGGAGGAAGACGAGGAAGAAGAAGAGCCGGCCGCGCGAGCGCCTCGCAAGAAAGCCGCGCCTAAATCGTCCGCGAAAAGATCCGAGAAATGGGATTTCCCGGCGATTTCGATGCTTGCCGCACCCAAGGCGACCGACCGCCAGCCGCTGTCCAAGGCCGAGCTGGAAAACAATTCGCGCCGGCTCGAAAGCGTGTTGCAGGATTTCGGCGTCCGCGGCGAGGTCGTCAAGGCCCATCCCGGTCCGGTGGTCACCCTGTACGAACTCGAGCCCGCGCCCGGCATCAAGTCGTCGCGCGTGATCGGGCTTGCCGACGATATCGCCCGCTCGATGAGTGCGCTCTCGGCGCGCGTCGCCGTCGTGCCTGGCCGCAACGCCATCGGCATCGAATTGCCGAACGCCCATCGCGAGAAGGTTTACCTGCGCGAACTGCTCACCGCGAAGGAACTCAACGAGTCCGTCGCAAAGCTTCCGCTCTGCCTCGGCAAGACCATTGGCGGCGACCCCGTCATCATCGATCTGGCCCGCACGCCGCATATGCTGATTGCCGGCACCACCGGCTCGGGCAAATCGGTCGCGATCAACACCATGATCCTGAGCCTCGTCTATCGGCTGCGGCCGGACCAGTGCCGGCTGATCATGGTCGATCCCAAGATGCTCGAACTCTCCGTCTATGACGGCATTCCGCATCTGCTGACGCCCGTCGTGACCGATCCCAAGAAAGCCGTTGTCGCGCTGAAATGGGCCGTGCGCGAGATGGAAGAACGCTACAAGCGGATGGCCAAGCTCGGCGTGCGCAACATCGATGGCTATAACGCGCGCCTCGGTGAAGCGAGGGCCAAGGGCGAGGAACTCACGCGCACCGTACATACCGGCTTCGACAAGGAAAGCGGCAAGGCGATCTACGAGGAAGAGAAGCTCGACCTCGATCCGTTGCCCTATATCGTCATCATCGTCGACGAAATGGCCGACCTGATGATGGTCGCCGGCAAGGACATCGAAGGCGCGGTGCAGCGTCTTGCGCAGATGGCGCGCGCCGCCGGCCTGCATGTGATCCTCGCGACGCAGCGGCCGTCGGTCGACGTCATCACTGGCACCATCAAGGCAAACTTCCCGACCCGCGTCGCCTTCCAGGTCACGTCAAAAATCGACAGCCGCACGATCCTCGGCGAAATGGGCGCCGAACAGCTGCTCGGCCAGGGCGACATGCTTTACATGGCGGGCGGTGGGCGCATCAGCCGCGTGCACGGTCCTTTCGCGTCCGACGAGGAAGTCGAGAAGGTGGTGCGCCATCTCAAGACGCAAGGCTCGCCGGAATACCTCGAAGCTGTTACCGCCGAGGAGCCCTCCGAAGAGGACGGCGCGGTATTCGATGGCACCAGCATGGGCAGCGACGGCGGTGGGGACCTGTTCTCGCAGGCGGTGGCCATCGTCAAACGCGATCGCAAGGCCTCGACCAGTTATATTCAGCGCCGGCTGCAAATTGGCTACAATCGTGCGGCATCGCTGATGGAACGAATGGAACTTGAGGGCATCGTGGGGCAGGCCAACCACGCCGGCAAACGCGAAATTCTCGTTCCGGAAGAAGAGGGCGGCTTCTGA
- a CDS encoding 2-keto-4-pentenoate hydratase codes for MLDDDKIAAAAKTLSDHWRAGTKLTNLDASIRPRDRAEGYAVQAALAKQSSSPLFGWKIAATSEAGQKHINVSGPLAGRIFTQTVVADGGTASMKGNEMRVGEAEFAFRFARDLPPRTDPYSMQEVLGAVGTLHPAIEIPDSRFADFVSAGEAQLIADNACAHLFVLGDPTSADWRSRDLIEERPVVTLRGEKHIGHGKNVLGDPRVALAWCVNELRALGITLREGEVITTGTCCTPLPIQASDVFAADFGALGKVSVGFG; via the coding sequence ATGCTCGACGACGACAAGATCGCGGCTGCCGCAAAGACGCTGAGCGATCACTGGCGCGCCGGCACCAAGCTGACGAACCTCGACGCTTCGATCCGGCCTCGGGATCGCGCCGAGGGTTATGCGGTGCAGGCCGCGCTTGCAAAACAATCGAGCAGCCCATTGTTCGGTTGGAAGATCGCAGCGACCAGCGAAGCCGGACAGAAGCACATCAATGTCAGTGGGCCGCTCGCGGGACGCATTTTCACGCAGACGGTCGTCGCCGATGGCGGCACGGCTTCGATGAAGGGCAACGAGATGCGGGTCGGCGAAGCCGAATTCGCTTTCCGGTTCGCGCGCGATTTGCCACCACGGACCGACCCCTACTCGATGCAGGAGGTGTTGGGGGCCGTCGGCACGCTGCATCCGGCGATCGAAATTCCGGATTCGCGCTTTGCGGATTTCGTCAGCGCCGGCGAAGCCCAGCTCATCGCCGACAATGCCTGCGCGCACCTCTTTGTGCTGGGCGACCCGACCTCTGCAGACTGGCGCAGCCGCGATCTCATCGAGGAGCGGCCGGTCGTCACGCTGCGAGGCGAAAAACATATCGGCCACGGCAAGAACGTGCTCGGTGATCCGCGCGTCGCGCTCGCCTGGTGCGTCAACGAACTGCGCGCACTCGGCATCACGCTGCGCGAAGGCGAGGTCATCACGACAGGGACTTGCTGCACGCCGTTGCCGATCCAGGCCAGCGACGTCTTTGCCGCCGACTTCGGCGCGCTCGGAAAAGTATCGGTGGGATTTGGCTAG
- a CDS encoding response regulator transcription factor: MANARKILIVDDDTDLRDTLVEQLSLHDEFEASAVDTGAKGATAAKTDAPDLVLMDVGLPDTDGREVVRSLRKGGFKAPIIMLTGHDTDSDTILGLESGANDYVAKPFRFAVLLARIRAQLRQHEASEDAVFSVGPYSFRPGSKMLTGANARKVRLTEKETAILRFLYRAGQAPVSRETLLQEVWGYNSGVTTHTLETHIYRLRQKIEKDAANPEILVTEAGGYKLVP, from the coding sequence ATGGCCAATGCCCGCAAGATCCTGATCGTAGATGACGATACCGATCTGCGCGATACGCTGGTGGAGCAACTATCGCTACACGACGAATTCGAAGCTTCCGCCGTCGACACGGGCGCCAAAGGCGCGACCGCCGCCAAGACCGATGCGCCCGATCTGGTGCTGATGGATGTCGGGCTGCCCGACACCGATGGCCGCGAAGTCGTGCGTTCCCTGCGCAAGGGTGGCTTCAAGGCTCCGATCATCATGCTGACCGGCCATGACACCGATTCGGATACGATCCTGGGACTGGAATCCGGCGCCAATGACTATGTCGCCAAACCATTCCGTTTCGCGGTGCTGCTGGCGCGCATCCGCGCGCAGCTTCGCCAGCATGAAGCCAGCGAAGACGCCGTGTTCTCGGTCGGCCCCTACAGCTTCCGTCCCGGCTCCAAGATGCTGACGGGCGCCAACGCCCGCAAGGTTCGCCTGACGGAAAAGGAAACCGCGATTCTCCGCTTCCTCTACCGTGCCGGTCAGGCGCCGGTGTCGCGCGAGACGCTGCTTCAGGAAGTCTGGGGTTATAATTCCGGCGTCACTACGCACACGCTGGAAACCCATATCTACCGGCTTCGCCAGAAGATCGAAAAGGACGCCGCCAATCCGGAGATACTGGTGACGGAAGCCGGTGGCTACAAACTGGTGCCGTGA
- a CDS encoding diguanylate cyclase domain-containing protein, with protein MSGFDIKRKSAGLDKLFGIRARLALLALILVAPLMLERARSLEETRNKQIAHAYSEFTRLAQQSADSQREAVASVETVLKSAAHIQAATSAFEPNCNTLTASLPVRLPWIRSLSIVGNDGRIKCATLDTLLNLDLNDRDYFKRARLARDLVFSDFLHSKYDNEPIVMAAYPVAAVTPESDLLVVAAINLDWMSKIMNDLSGRRGILAILVDSTGTVLAAPADMTRMVGRSLTGVPALAGAVTRAINSDQETGLFSFPSTDGVKRTLSFSRIPGTESRLLLIVDEAKVAAGINREIRNAYLLLCLVCAFVLVGALVAAEKLIIQPIHKLVTIARRFGEGDLSARAADSRLPAEFAPLARAFDAMASQLSERERDLIASNDRLTVIASIDMLSGLANRRGFQSRLDFEWMKAQQCGGELSLLMIDVDHFKLFNDTYGHPEGDACLSRIGEALAGIAAATSGFAARYGGEEFSLLLPNTTTGRALEIGEMARVTVQELAIPHVTSSHMAVTVSVGVAGVKPCEALNPSDLLEAADASLYVAKRNGRNAVAEHGLGRTAENGAVALAS; from the coding sequence ATGTCAGGCTTTGACATCAAGCGCAAAAGTGCAGGACTGGACAAGCTATTTGGAATCCGCGCGCGGCTAGCCCTGCTGGCGCTGATCCTGGTGGCGCCGTTGATGCTTGAACGTGCCCGCTCGCTCGAAGAGACCCGCAACAAGCAGATCGCACACGCCTACTCCGAATTCACCAGGCTTGCCCAGCAGAGCGCCGACAGCCAGCGCGAAGCCGTCGCTTCGGTCGAGACCGTGCTGAAATCGGCGGCCCATATTCAGGCCGCGACGAGTGCCTTTGAGCCGAACTGTAACACGCTGACGGCCAGTCTTCCGGTCAGGTTGCCGTGGATTCGCAGCCTGTCGATCGTCGGCAATGACGGCCGGATCAAATGCGCAACCCTCGACACGCTGCTCAACCTCGACCTGAACGACCGCGATTATTTCAAACGGGCGCGGTTGGCGCGCGACCTCGTGTTCAGCGATTTTCTGCATTCCAAATACGACAATGAGCCGATCGTGATGGCGGCCTATCCGGTCGCCGCGGTTACTCCCGAATCCGACCTGCTCGTTGTGGCCGCCATCAATCTCGACTGGATGTCGAAGATCATGAACGACCTCTCTGGTCGCCGCGGCATTTTGGCCATCCTCGTTGATAGTACCGGAACGGTGCTGGCGGCGCCGGCGGATATGACACGCATGGTCGGCCGCTCGCTCACCGGCGTCCCGGCGCTGGCCGGCGCGGTCACACGCGCGATCAATTCCGATCAAGAGACCGGCTTGTTTTCGTTTCCCTCTACCGACGGGGTCAAGCGCACGTTGAGTTTCTCGCGCATTCCCGGCACGGAATCGCGCCTGCTCCTGATCGTCGACGAAGCCAAGGTGGCCGCCGGCATCAACCGCGAGATCCGCAACGCCTACTTGCTGCTCTGCCTGGTCTGCGCGTTCGTGCTGGTGGGAGCTCTCGTCGCCGCTGAAAAGCTCATCATCCAGCCTATCCACAAGCTCGTGACGATTGCACGCCGCTTCGGCGAAGGCGATCTGTCGGCCCGCGCGGCCGACAGCCGGTTGCCGGCCGAGTTTGCGCCGCTCGCCCGCGCGTTCGACGCCATGGCGAGCCAACTCTCGGAACGGGAGCGCGATCTGATCGCCTCCAACGACCGCCTTACCGTGATAGCCTCGATCGACATGCTGTCGGGGCTCGCCAATCGCCGCGGCTTCCAGAGCCGGCTCGATTTCGAGTGGATGAAGGCCCAGCAATGCGGCGGTGAGCTGTCGCTCTTGATGATCGACGTCGATCACTTCAAGTTGTTCAACGACACCTACGGCCATCCCGAGGGCGACGCCTGCCTCTCGCGGATTGGCGAAGCGCTCGCCGGCATCGCCGCGGCGACATCGGGCTTCGCCGCCCGCTATGGTGGCGAGGAATTCAGCCTGTTGCTGCCGAACACCACGACCGGCCGCGCACTTGAGATCGGCGAAATGGCGCGGGTGACGGTACAGGAGCTGGCCATCCCGCACGTCACCTCCAGCCATATGGCGGTCACGGTCAGCGTGGGCGTGGCCGGCGTGAAGCCGTGCGAGGCGCTTAACCCCAGCGACCTCCTCGAGGCTGCGGATGCGAGCCTCTATGTCGCCAAGCGCAACGGCCGCAACGCCGTGGCCGAACACGGCCTTGGCCGAACGGCCGAGAACGGCGCCGTCGCGCTCGCCAGCTAG
- a CDS encoding outer membrane lipoprotein carrier protein LolA: MATRFALACNRAAFTKAAAAFAVTAYVGAVSTQAFAQAPNPPQGIPAPKPAPKSRDGAVDAPRGPAATGAMQTPPTPFIPDPHRNLPLSIFATFDDKQKAQAAKISTYLSSLQTLIGNFVQVGPDGSKTKGQFFIQKPGKVRFEYESPNPIAIVADGSMVAVRDRNLSTQDLYPLSQTPLRYLLSDRIDLMKDTNVVSVTADDLFVSVTIEERQLLTGTSRLMLMVGAKDGQLKQWTVTDPQGYDTTVAVYNLDTSRKIDPGMFKIDMSEKTFPPG, translated from the coding sequence ATGGCTACCCGCTTCGCGCTTGCCTGTAACCGCGCAGCCTTCACGAAAGCGGCGGCGGCGTTTGCCGTCACCGCCTATGTCGGCGCCGTTTCAACGCAGGCCTTCGCGCAGGCTCCGAACCCGCCGCAGGGCATTCCCGCTCCAAAACCCGCCCCGAAGTCCCGCGACGGCGCGGTCGACGCGCCAAGGGGGCCGGCCGCTACCGGCGCGATGCAGACACCGCCCACGCCGTTCATTCCGGACCCGCATCGCAATTTGCCCTTGAGCATCTTTGCGACCTTCGACGACAAGCAGAAGGCGCAGGCCGCCAAGATCAGCACCTACCTTTCGTCGCTTCAGACGCTGATCGGCAACTTCGTTCAGGTCGGCCCCGACGGCAGCAAGACCAAGGGCCAGTTCTTCATCCAGAAACCCGGCAAGGTGCGCTTCGAATATGAATCGCCGAATCCGATCGCGATTGTCGCCGACGGATCGATGGTGGCCGTACGCGACCGCAACCTTTCGACCCAGGACCTCTACCCGCTGTCGCAAACGCCGCTGCGGTATTTGCTGTCGGACCGCATCGACCTGATGAAGGATACCAACGTCGTCAGCGTAACCGCCGACGATCTTTTCGTCAGTGTCACGATCGAGGAGCGGCAGTTGCTGACCGGCACCAGCCGCCTGATGCTGATGGTCGGCGCCAAGGACGGCCAGCTCAAGCAATGGACCGTGACCGATCCGCAGGGCTACGACACCACGGTCGCGGTCTATAATCTCGACACGTCCAGGAAGATCGATCCGGGCATGTTCAAGATCGACATGTCGGAAAAGACCTTTCCGCCGGGCTGA